In a single window of the Microbacterium sp. SL75 genome:
- a CDS encoding holo-ACP synthase, with protein MIVGIGVDLVDVPRFEEHLRRTPRLIPRLFSATERTLKPRSLAARYAAKEALIKALGGSDGVHWIDIEVTSEASGRPVFSLSGETAATVARRGITALHLSMSHDAGLATAYVIAESRAGAEAPASVNPPTREDDA; from the coding sequence GTGATCGTCGGTATCGGCGTCGACCTTGTCGACGTTCCGCGGTTCGAGGAGCATCTGCGGCGTACCCCTCGGCTGATTCCCCGCCTGTTCTCAGCGACCGAGCGCACGCTCAAGCCCCGCTCCCTGGCGGCGCGGTACGCGGCGAAAGAAGCCCTGATCAAGGCGCTGGGCGGATCCGACGGCGTGCACTGGATCGACATCGAGGTCACCTCGGAGGCGTCGGGACGTCCGGTCTTCTCGCTCAGCGGCGAGACGGCCGCCACGGTCGCCCGCCGGGGGATCACGGCCCTGCATTTGTCGATGTCGCACGACGCGGGGCTGGCGACGGCGTATGTCATCGCCGAATCCCGTGCGGGCGCCGAGGCCCCGGCATCCGTGAATCCGCCCACTCGAGAGGACGACGCATGA
- the alr gene encoding alanine racemase, whose product MTMAPGVLREAMIDVDAITENVRHLRALTGSEIIAVVKAAGYGHGAHRTAVAALRGGATRIGVSDIDEALALRRAGITAPLFAWLHAPGASFVEAVREEIELGISDIDQLLRAAEAAHGERPATVHLKIETGLSRNGIAPADWRMVFSEAARLERIGRLHVVGLFSHLSNTSEADDRAALARFEEGVVLAASVGLNPPLRHIAATNAAIALPETRLGCVRIGIGLYGISPFEHRSSADLGLRPAMTLRGAVAAVRRVPAGTGVSYGYDYRTDRETTLALVPLGYADGVPRQASGRGPVSINGRRFTVAGRIAMDQFIVDVGDHPVAVGDEVVLFGDPTLGVPSARDWADAADTIDYEIVTRVGVRVPRREVRA is encoded by the coding sequence ATGACGATGGCACCGGGAGTGCTGCGCGAAGCGATGATCGACGTCGATGCGATCACCGAGAACGTCCGTCATCTGCGCGCGTTGACGGGGTCGGAGATCATCGCGGTCGTCAAGGCCGCCGGGTACGGGCACGGGGCTCACCGCACAGCCGTCGCCGCGCTTCGCGGAGGGGCGACGCGCATCGGCGTGTCCGACATCGACGAGGCGCTGGCTCTGCGCCGCGCCGGCATCACCGCCCCGCTCTTCGCCTGGCTGCACGCTCCGGGCGCATCGTTCGTCGAGGCCGTGCGCGAAGAGATCGAGCTCGGTATCTCCGACATCGACCAGCTGCTCCGCGCGGCCGAGGCCGCTCACGGTGAGCGACCCGCGACCGTGCACCTCAAGATCGAGACCGGGCTGTCTCGAAACGGCATCGCCCCCGCCGATTGGCGCATGGTGTTCTCCGAGGCCGCGCGTCTCGAGCGCATCGGCCGGCTGCACGTGGTCGGGCTGTTCTCGCACCTGTCGAACACGAGCGAGGCCGACGATCGCGCCGCTCTGGCCCGGTTCGAAGAAGGAGTGGTGCTCGCAGCATCCGTGGGGCTGAATCCGCCGCTGCGGCACATCGCGGCCACGAACGCGGCCATCGCACTACCCGAGACCCGGCTCGGGTGCGTGCGGATCGGCATCGGTCTGTACGGCATCTCCCCGTTCGAGCATCGCTCGTCGGCCGACTTGGGCCTGCGCCCGGCCATGACCCTGCGCGGCGCGGTCGCGGCCGTCCGGCGGGTTCCTGCGGGCACGGGGGTGTCCTACGGATACGACTACCGCACCGACCGCGAGACGACGCTCGCGCTGGTCCCCCTCGGCTACGCCGACGGCGTGCCCCGGCAGGCTTCGGGTCGGGGGCCGGTCTCGATCAACGGCCGCCGGTTCACCGTGGCCGGACGCATCGCGATGGACCAGTTCATCGTCGATGTGGGCGACCACCCGGTCGCGGTGGGTGACGAGGTCGTCCTCTTCGGGGACCCGACCCTGGGCGTGCCTTCGGCGCGGGACTGGGCGGATGCCGCCGACACCATCGACTACGAGATCGTCACGCGCGTGGGCGTTCGCGTGCCCCGACGGGAGGTCCGCGCGTGA
- the tsaE gene encoding tRNA (adenosine(37)-N6)-threonylcarbamoyltransferase complex ATPase subunit type 1 TsaE, which produces MSVPDALLGERVIESPSDMEELGRQIGRALAPGDVVVLTGPLGAGKTTLTRGIGEGLGIRGPVQSPTFVIARTHPSLVGGTPLVHVDAYRLGAAVELDDLDIDVAGSAVIVEWGRGVAEYLADTWWEIEIDRQVGGRGVDNACGEIAVHTVELDADAPRRVTISRLP; this is translated from the coding sequence GTGAGTGTTCCCGACGCACTGCTCGGCGAGCGGGTGATCGAAAGCCCGAGCGACATGGAGGAGCTGGGCCGGCAGATCGGCCGCGCACTGGCCCCGGGCGACGTGGTCGTGCTGACCGGGCCTCTCGGCGCCGGCAAGACGACCCTGACCCGGGGAATCGGCGAGGGGCTCGGCATCCGGGGTCCCGTCCAGAGCCCCACCTTCGTGATCGCCCGCACCCATCCCTCGTTGGTCGGGGGCACCCCTCTCGTGCACGTCGACGCCTATCGACTGGGGGCCGCGGTCGAGCTCGATGATCTCGACATCGACGTCGCGGGTTCCGCGGTGATCGTGGAGTGGGGCCGCGGCGTCGCGGAGTACCTCGCCGACACGTGGTGGGAGATCGAGATCGACCGTCAGGTCGGGGGACGCGGGGTCGACAACGCCTGCGGCGAGATCGCCGTGCACACCGTCGAGCTCGACGCCGACGCCCCGCGGCGGGTCACGATCTCGCGTCTGCCCTGA
- a CDS encoding alpha/beta fold hydrolase: protein MDHDALGLRRVVVPTGAAPIVVHAGRRSGSPVATILLHGAAGSWRTWRPMIAASDQLRLPLSDIVAVDLPGWGETPGPVPEPAEIAVAVAGVARALGYPRWRVVGHSLGGVIALDVAARFPRETVAVGVVSPSGAGARAVARRPFRQAPRLPWLAGMVLAMRVLRGLGPLARPLLRLLRRTGALHSLSRPLFRHPESVDRSVTDDLADEIRPSAFLSAAHLSRAHDDGVWRRISCPVRSVRGAGDVFVAERDARQWERLMRDYDDRVLEESGHFAHVEQPVETLRALREVWAADRAPASRGRGGGSGGSSARRAGFRADARS from the coding sequence ATGGATCATGACGCCCTCGGCCTCCGCCGCGTCGTCGTCCCCACCGGGGCGGCGCCGATCGTGGTGCACGCGGGTCGGCGGTCGGGGAGCCCCGTCGCCACGATCCTGCTGCACGGCGCGGCCGGGTCGTGGCGCACGTGGCGTCCGATGATCGCGGCGAGCGACCAGCTCCGCCTCCCCCTGTCGGACATCGTCGCGGTCGATCTGCCGGGCTGGGGCGAGACGCCGGGGCCGGTGCCGGAGCCGGCCGAGATCGCGGTGGCGGTAGCCGGCGTCGCCCGCGCACTCGGCTACCCGAGATGGCGCGTCGTCGGGCACTCGCTCGGGGGCGTGATCGCTCTCGACGTCGCCGCCCGCTTCCCCCGTGAGACCGTCGCGGTCGGGGTGGTCTCCCCCAGCGGCGCCGGTGCGCGCGCCGTCGCCCGGCGGCCGTTCCGTCAGGCTCCGAGGCTGCCGTGGTTGGCGGGGATGGTTCTCGCCATGCGGGTGTTGCGCGGTCTCGGCCCCCTCGCCCGCCCGCTGCTGCGCCTGCTGCGTCGCACGGGAGCGTTGCACAGCCTCTCTCGCCCGCTCTTCCGGCATCCGGAGAGCGTCGACCGGTCGGTGACCGACGATCTCGCCGACGAGATCCGTCCCTCGGCCTTCCTGTCCGCGGCCCACCTCTCTCGCGCGCACGACGATGGCGTGTGGCGACGCATCTCGTGCCCGGTTCGCTCCGTCCGGGGTGCGGGCGATGTCTTCGTCGCCGAGCGCGACGCCCGCCAGTGGGAGCGACTGATGCGCGACTACGACGACCGTGTTCTGGAAGAGAGCGGGCACTTCGCCCACGTCGAGCAACCGGTCGAGACCCTGCGCGCGCTGCGCGAGGTATGGGCTGCGGACCGCGCCCCGGCATCGCGCGGAAGAGGGGGAGGATCCGGCGGCTCCTCTGCGCGTCGAGCGGGGTTCAGGGCAGACGCGAGATCGTGA
- the tsaB gene encoding tRNA (adenosine(37)-N6)-threonylcarbamoyltransferase complex dimerization subunit type 1 TsaB encodes MILGIDTSLGTAVAAIARDGEVLADEQSSNPLGHAEVIGDLLRRATVAAPAPTHVAVGMGPGPFTGLRVGIATARVYALGRGIPAVPVPSHDGIALGLLLADVLTGTDTGRFAVVTDARRREFAYSVYEGIDDDGLPVRVSDAQLSPRDDLDARLVAAGARRYDATTVSAAMIALAAARALDAGRTLADSEPLYLRSPDVVAAHAPKRVS; translated from the coding sequence GTGATTCTCGGCATCGACACCTCCCTCGGCACCGCCGTCGCCGCGATCGCCCGCGACGGAGAGGTGCTCGCCGACGAGCAGAGCTCCAACCCGCTCGGCCACGCCGAGGTGATCGGCGATCTCCTGCGCCGGGCCACGGTCGCAGCCCCCGCCCCCACGCACGTCGCTGTCGGCATGGGCCCCGGTCCCTTCACCGGGCTGCGGGTGGGTATCGCCACCGCTCGCGTGTACGCCCTCGGCCGCGGCATCCCCGCCGTCCCCGTGCCGAGCCACGACGGCATCGCCCTCGGTCTCCTCCTCGCTGACGTGTTGACGGGGACCGACACCGGTCGCTTCGCCGTCGTCACCGACGCGCGGCGCAGGGAGTTCGCCTACAGCGTCTACGAGGGCATCGACGACGACGGTCTTCCCGTGCGGGTGTCGGACGCGCAGCTGAGCCCTCGCGACGACCTCGACGCCCGGCTGGTTGCCGCAGGCGCCCGTCGATACGACGCCACCACCGTGTCGGCCGCGATGATCGCGCTCGCCGCGGCGCGAGCCCTCGACGCCGGCCGCACGCTCGCGGACTCCGAGCCCCTCTACCTGCGCAGCCCCGATGTGGTCGCCGCGCACGCGCCCAAGCGGGTGAGCTGA
- the rimI gene encoding ribosomal protein S18-alanine N-acetyltransferase has product MATRTATVADLDGIMALERASFPTDAWSPAMMREELASPHGWYVVVEEAGRLVGYAGLRAVRGARDADIQTITISEAARGRGRGRALLTALLEEAVRREVHDVFLEVRADNPVAQKLYLSEGFAEVGRRPRYYQPDDVDAIVMQLDLRGWAGRRAETAGIPASGLEGPDRSHGIGSEAPGEAIPLTSSESTPPTASGKGWC; this is encoded by the coding sequence ATGGCGACCCGCACCGCGACCGTCGCCGATCTCGACGGCATCATGGCGCTCGAGCGCGCCTCGTTCCCGACGGATGCGTGGAGCCCGGCGATGATGCGCGAAGAACTCGCCTCACCGCACGGCTGGTACGTCGTCGTCGAAGAGGCGGGTCGACTCGTCGGCTACGCGGGGCTTCGCGCGGTGCGCGGGGCCCGGGATGCCGACATCCAGACGATCACCATCTCCGAGGCCGCGCGCGGCCGGGGGCGGGGCCGGGCTCTGCTGACGGCTCTGCTGGAGGAGGCCGTTCGCCGCGAGGTGCACGACGTGTTCCTCGAAGTCCGCGCCGACAACCCCGTCGCGCAGAAGCTGTATCTCTCCGAGGGCTTCGCCGAGGTCGGTCGCCGCCCCCGGTACTACCAACCCGACGACGTCGACGCGATCGTCATGCAGCTCGATCTGCGCGGGTGGGCCGGGCGGCGGGCGGAGACCGCGGGCATCCCGGCATCCGGTCTCGAAGGACCGGACCGGTCTCACGGAATCGGATCGGAGGCGCCGGGAGAGGCGATTCCCCTGACCTCGTCCGAATCCACGCCACCGACCGCCTCCGGAAAGGGCTGGTGCTGA
- the tsaD gene encoding tRNA (adenosine(37)-N6)-threonylcarbamoyltransferase complex transferase subunit TsaD: MNAPLVLGIETSCDETGIGIVRGRQLLSNTIASSMDEHARYGGVVPEVAARAHLEALQPSIDAALAEAGVTLGDLDAVAVTSGPGLAGALMVGVGAAKGLAVALDKPLYAVNHLVGHIAADILDADAGELEYPTVALLVSGGHTSLLLVRDLTSDVELLGETMDDAAGEAFDKVARLLKLPYPGGPEIDRVAASGDPTAIRFPRGLSRASDMASHRYDFSFSGLKTAVARWVEQHEAAGEVVPVADVAASFREAVVDVLVTKALDACERHGVPRLLLGGGVIANKRLRDVALERAAAAGVAVRIPPLRLCTDNGAMIAALAAELISSGRRPSTLAFGADSTLPVTEIQVAEDPDADAPAPRAGTTP; this comes from the coding sequence ATGAACGCGCCCCTCGTACTCGGTATCGAGACCAGTTGCGACGAGACGGGCATCGGCATCGTCCGCGGCCGACAGCTGCTCAGCAACACGATCGCCTCGAGCATGGACGAGCACGCCCGCTACGGCGGGGTGGTGCCCGAAGTCGCCGCGCGCGCCCACCTCGAGGCGCTGCAGCCTTCGATCGACGCGGCGCTCGCCGAGGCCGGCGTCACCCTCGGCGACCTCGACGCCGTGGCCGTGACGAGCGGTCCCGGTCTCGCGGGGGCCCTGATGGTCGGGGTGGGCGCCGCCAAGGGGCTCGCCGTCGCCCTCGACAAGCCTCTCTACGCCGTCAACCACCTGGTCGGGCACATCGCGGCCGACATCCTCGACGCCGACGCGGGAGAACTCGAGTACCCCACCGTCGCCCTTCTCGTCAGCGGTGGGCACACCTCGCTCCTGCTGGTCCGCGACCTGACGAGCGATGTCGAGCTCCTCGGCGAGACGATGGACGACGCAGCGGGTGAAGCCTTCGACAAGGTCGCGCGCCTGCTGAAGCTGCCGTACCCCGGTGGCCCGGAGATCGATCGGGTCGCCGCCTCGGGCGACCCCACCGCGATCCGATTCCCGCGCGGGCTCTCGCGGGCCTCCGACATGGCATCCCACCGCTACGACTTCTCGTTCTCGGGCCTGAAGACGGCCGTGGCTCGGTGGGTCGAACAGCACGAGGCCGCGGGCGAGGTCGTCCCGGTCGCCGACGTGGCCGCCTCGTTCCGAGAGGCCGTCGTCGACGTGCTCGTGACCAAGGCCCTCGACGCCTGCGAGCGTCACGGCGTTCCCCGCCTGCTGCTGGGCGGAGGCGTCATCGCCAACAAGCGCCTGCGTGATGTCGCCCTCGAGCGGGCCGCGGCCGCCGGTGTGGCCGTGCGCATCCCGCCGCTGCGCCTGTGCACCGACAACGGCGCGATGATCGCCGCTCTCGCCGCGGAACTCATCTCGTCGGGTCGCCGCCCCTCGACCCTCGCCTTCGGAGCGGACTCGACGCTGCCCGTCACCGAGATCCAGGTGGCGGAGGATCCGGATGCCGACGCCCCGGCGCCACGCGCGGGAACGACGCCGTGA
- a CDS encoding class I SAM-dependent methyltransferase — MDTSELTALLTPEGLRLLDEVGTLDSVDEVARSVSRLRAAGHSPDLVSAVVGQARLRARATAKFGPFADRMLFTRAGLEQATRLSIAARHAGRFRAAGIDSVADLGCGIGGDALGMAGLGIRVHAVDADEVTAAIAAYNLAPFGDAATVRHARAEDVDLGATDAVWLDPARRTAGHAETRQVSSAEWSPSLEWVFEQLRKTPGGVKLGPGFDRTQIPDEFEAQWISADGSTIELVLWAGALAREGVRRAALVVRADDAWELTAPGDSPDVEERELGEFVHEPDGAVIRARLIGEVGRALDAGMLAPGIAYLTSDAALTSPFVSSFRVREQLPADPKKLAQALRARGIGTLEIKKRGVDVDPAVLRKKLALRGDSSATLILTRVGSKRLALLADRV; from the coding sequence GTGGATACCAGCGAGCTGACCGCCCTGCTCACGCCCGAGGGCCTGCGCCTCCTCGACGAGGTGGGCACCCTCGATTCGGTCGATGAGGTCGCCCGGTCGGTGTCGCGCCTGCGGGCCGCCGGCCACTCCCCCGATCTCGTGTCGGCCGTCGTCGGCCAAGCACGCCTGCGGGCGCGCGCGACGGCGAAGTTCGGACCCTTCGCCGACCGCATGCTCTTCACGCGCGCCGGCCTCGAGCAGGCCACCCGCCTCTCGATCGCCGCCCGTCACGCCGGACGCTTCCGCGCCGCGGGAATCGACAGCGTGGCGGACCTCGGGTGCGGGATCGGCGGTGACGCCCTCGGGATGGCGGGCCTCGGCATCCGGGTCCACGCCGTCGACGCCGACGAGGTGACCGCCGCCATCGCCGCCTACAACCTCGCCCCCTTCGGCGACGCGGCGACGGTGCGGCACGCGCGCGCCGAAGACGTGGACCTGGGCGCGACGGATGCCGTGTGGCTCGACCCCGCGCGACGCACCGCCGGTCATGCCGAGACGCGACAGGTGTCGTCGGCCGAGTGGTCGCCCTCGCTCGAGTGGGTCTTCGAGCAGTTGAGGAAGACGCCGGGCGGCGTGAAGCTCGGGCCGGGCTTCGACCGCACGCAGATCCCCGACGAGTTCGAGGCGCAGTGGATCAGCGCCGACGGTTCGACGATCGAGCTCGTGCTCTGGGCCGGCGCTCTCGCCCGAGAGGGCGTTCGCCGCGCGGCACTCGTCGTGCGCGCCGACGACGCGTGGGAGCTCACCGCCCCGGGCGACAGCCCCGACGTCGAGGAGCGCGAGCTCGGCGAGTTCGTGCACGAACCCGACGGGGCCGTCATCCGCGCGCGTCTCATCGGCGAGGTCGGTCGAGCCCTGGATGCCGGCATGCTCGCGCCCGGCATCGCCTATCTCACCTCGGATGCGGCGTTGACGAGCCCGTTCGTGTCGTCGTTCCGGGTGCGCGAGCAGCTGCCCGCCGACCCGAAAAAGCTCGCGCAGGCGTTGCGCGCGCGGGGCATCGGCACGCTGGAGATCAAGAAGCGCGGCGTCGACGTCGACCCGGCGGTGCTGCGGAAGAAGCTCGCTCTGCGCGGCGATTCCTCGGCCACGCTCATCCTCACGCGCGTGGGGTCGAAGCGTCTCGCGCTGCTGGCCGACCGCGTCTGA
- the groES gene encoding co-chaperone GroES, which yields MSVSIKPLEDRIVIKQVEAEQTTASGLVIPDTAKEKPQEGEVVAVGPGRIDDNGNRVPLDVAVGDRVLYSKYGGTEVKFGADEYLVLSARDVLAVVVR from the coding sequence GTGTCGGTTTCCATCAAGCCGCTCGAGGACCGCATCGTCATCAAGCAGGTCGAGGCTGAGCAGACCACTGCGAGTGGTCTCGTCATCCCCGACACCGCCAAGGAGAAGCCGCAGGAGGGCGAAGTCGTCGCCGTCGGCCCCGGCCGCATCGACGACAACGGCAACCGTGTCCCCCTCGACGTCGCCGTCGGCGACCGCGTGCTCTACAGCAAGTACGGCGGCACCGAGGTCAAGTTCGGCGCCGACGAGTACCTCGTGCTCTCGGCTCGCGACGTCCTGGCGGTCGTCGTCCGCTGA
- the rarD gene encoding EamA family transporter RarD, with the protein MTPAPPAPTGGSTRGALYALGAYLLWGVLPLYFLQLRPTGPFEVVAWRIILAFVFCLLLLTVLRTWRPFLAIVRQPRLMGLTALAGVLIYINWQTYLYGALTNHVIETSLGYFINPIVTVLLGVIVLRERLRVVPWTAIGLAVVAVAVIVIGYGAFPWIALTLAFSFGFYGLVKKQIGPAVDAVSGLTLESLWLLPVAAIQLVFVANLTGITLGTAGALHTVLLLLAGAVTAVPLLLFASGARRVPLTVIGLLQFVAPIIQFGIGVWVLHEPMTLERWIGFALVWVALVILSVDSVVASRRHRRAAVDVSEPV; encoded by the coding sequence GTGACCCCCGCGCCTCCCGCTCCGACCGGCGGGAGCACCCGCGGGGCGCTGTACGCGCTCGGCGCATACCTGCTCTGGGGCGTCCTCCCCCTCTACTTCCTGCAGCTCAGGCCCACCGGCCCGTTCGAGGTGGTCGCCTGGCGGATCATCCTCGCGTTCGTGTTCTGCCTGCTGCTGTTGACGGTGCTGCGCACGTGGCGGCCGTTCCTCGCGATCGTGCGGCAGCCGCGGCTCATGGGGCTCACCGCGTTGGCGGGCGTACTCATCTACATCAACTGGCAGACCTACCTCTACGGCGCTTTGACGAACCACGTCATCGAGACGAGCCTCGGCTACTTCATCAACCCCATCGTGACGGTGCTGCTCGGGGTGATCGTGCTCCGTGAGCGGCTGCGCGTCGTGCCGTGGACCGCCATCGGCCTGGCGGTCGTCGCGGTCGCGGTCATCGTCATCGGCTATGGCGCTTTCCCCTGGATCGCCCTGACCCTCGCCTTCTCGTTCGGCTTCTACGGCCTAGTGAAGAAGCAGATCGGACCGGCGGTGGATGCCGTGAGCGGGCTGACCCTCGAGTCGCTGTGGCTGCTCCCGGTCGCGGCGATCCAGCTGGTGTTCGTCGCGAACCTCACCGGCATCACCCTGGGCACGGCGGGAGCACTGCACACCGTTCTGCTCCTGCTCGCGGGAGCCGTCACCGCCGTCCCCCTCCTGCTGTTCGCCTCGGGGGCACGGCGCGTACCGCTCACCGTCATCGGCCTGCTGCAGTTCGTCGCGCCCATCATCCAGTTCGGGATCGGTGTATGGGTGCTGCACGAGCCCATGACCCTCGAACGGTGGATCGGGTTCGCACTCGTGTGGGTGGCGCTCGTGATCCTCAGCGTCGACTCCGTCGTCGCCTCGCGGCGTCATCGCCGGGCTGCGGTGGACGTGTCCGAGCCCGTTTGA
- a CDS encoding ABC transporter substrate-binding protein — translation MSVLSRSRAAKVIGGFAVVGVTALVLAGCTGTSTPSDSGNAAGGGDFPIDCNAAEPASYTPEYSSTSTGPAKDLTYNIGTALPVTGNLAFLGPPEIAGTELAAADVNAAAKGVNINLLQGDSGDTDNKAYETEIPRLLGAGATAIVGAASSGTSLQFIDQVIAANAVQISPANTSAAFTGYNDKGLYWRTAPSDVLQGEVLGNLIASEGNETLGMIVLNDSYGTGLACFTKKAFEGAGGSVVATSLYNTGDTNFSAQIEDVLAQKPDAIALITFDEVSTIIPDLTASFAKDKLFFVDGNLKNFGTQFPNGTLTGAKGTYPSVDPDSTATFRSTLESFWTGKGNPKLDDFTYAPESYDSVILLALAALKAGSAAGPDVAANMQAVSGGTGGGTKCTTYAACADIIIGGGEADYDGVSGPITFNDVGDPTQATIGVFEYGDDNNYSWLRAG, via the coding sequence ATGAGTGTCCTCTCCCGTTCGCGTGCGGCGAAGGTCATCGGCGGTTTCGCCGTGGTCGGCGTCACCGCGCTCGTCCTCGCCGGTTGTACCGGTACCAGCACTCCGTCCGACTCCGGCAACGCCGCCGGTGGAGGCGATTTCCCGATCGACTGCAACGCCGCCGAACCCGCCTCGTACACGCCCGAGTACTCGTCGACTTCGACCGGCCCCGCCAAAGACCTCACGTACAACATCGGCACGGCGCTGCCCGTCACCGGTAACCTCGCCTTCCTCGGCCCGCCCGAGATCGCCGGCACCGAGCTCGCGGCCGCCGATGTCAACGCCGCAGCCAAGGGCGTGAACATCAACCTCCTCCAGGGCGACTCGGGTGACACCGACAACAAGGCCTACGAGACCGAGATCCCGCGCCTGCTGGGTGCGGGTGCGACGGCGATCGTCGGTGCCGCATCGTCGGGAACCTCGCTGCAGTTCATCGACCAGGTCATCGCGGCGAACGCCGTGCAGATCTCGCCTGCCAACACCTCGGCGGCCTTCACCGGGTACAACGACAAGGGCCTGTACTGGCGGACTGCTCCCTCGGACGTGCTCCAGGGCGAGGTCCTCGGCAACCTGATCGCCTCCGAGGGCAACGAGACTCTCGGCATGATCGTGCTGAACGACTCGTACGGCACCGGTCTCGCGTGCTTCACCAAGAAGGCGTTCGAGGGTGCCGGCGGATCCGTCGTGGCCACCAGCCTCTACAACACCGGTGACACGAACTTCTCGGCGCAGATCGAGGACGTCCTGGCCCAGAAGCCCGATGCGATCGCCCTGATCACGTTCGACGAGGTCTCGACGATCATCCCCGACCTGACCGCCAGCTTCGCGAAGGACAAGCTGTTCTTCGTCGACGGCAACCTGAAGAACTTCGGTACGCAGTTCCCGAACGGCACCCTCACCGGCGCCAAGGGGACCTACCCGAGCGTCGATCCCGATTCGACGGCGACTTTCCGCAGCACGCTGGAGTCGTTCTGGACCGGTAAGGGCAACCCCAAGCTCGACGACTTCACCTATGCCCCCGAGTCGTATGACTCGGTCATCCTCCTCGCCCTCGCGGCGCTGAAGGCGGGCTCGGCGGCCGGTCCCGACGTGGCTGCCAACATGCAGGCGGTCTCGGGCGGTACGGGCGGTGGCACGAAGTGCACCACCTACGCCGCGTGCGCCGACATCATCATCGGCGGCGGCGAGGCCGACTATGACGGCGTCTCGGGCCCGATCACGTTCAACGACGTGGGCGACCCGACGCAGGCCACCATCGGTGTCTTCGAGTACGGCGACGACAACAACTACAGCTGGCTCCGCGCCGGTTGA
- a CDS encoding ABC transporter ATP-binding protein, translating to MTANVVELRDVHAGYLPGVNILNGANLTAAPGELIGIIGPNGAGKSTMLKAIFGQVKVRSGSVLLQGEEITGLRANKLVAKGVGFVPQTNNVFPSLTIAENLQMGLYQRPKGFNERVDFVTSIFPDLAKRLKQRAGSLSGGERQMVAMGRALMMDPKVLLLDEPSAGLSPVRQDEAFIRVSEINKAGVTCIMVEQNARRCLQICDRGYVLDQGRDAYTGTGRELMDDPAVIGLYLGTLGT from the coding sequence ATGACCGCCAACGTTGTCGAGCTCCGCGACGTGCATGCCGGGTACCTGCCGGGCGTGAACATCCTCAACGGCGCCAACCTGACCGCTGCTCCCGGCGAGCTCATCGGCATCATCGGCCCCAACGGCGCCGGAAAGTCGACGATGCTCAAAGCGATCTTCGGCCAGGTGAAGGTACGCTCGGGGTCCGTTCTGCTGCAGGGCGAAGAGATCACGGGCCTGCGGGCCAACAAGCTCGTCGCCAAGGGCGTCGGGTTCGTCCCGCAGACGAACAACGTGTTCCCGAGCCTGACGATCGCGGAGAACCTTCAGATGGGCCTGTATCAGCGACCGAAGGGGTTCAACGAGCGCGTCGACTTCGTCACGAGCATCTTCCCCGACCTCGCCAAGCGCCTGAAGCAGCGCGCCGGCTCGCTGTCGGGCGGTGAGCGCCAGATGGTCGCCATGGGACGCGCGCTCATGATGGACCCGAAGGTACTGCTGCTCGACGAGCCGTCGGCCGGCCTGTCTCCGGTTCGTCAGGACGAGGCGTTCATCCGCGTATCCGAGATCAACAAGGCCGGGGTGACCTGCATCATGGTGGAGCAGAACGCCCGCCGCTGCCTGCAGATCTGCGACCGCGGCTACGTGCTCGACCAGGGTCGCGACGCCTACACGGGAACCGGTCGCGAGCTCATGGACGACCCGGCTGTGATCGGTCTGTACCTGGGCACGCTCGGCACCTGA